The Chroicocephalus ridibundus chromosome 2, bChrRid1.1, whole genome shotgun sequence genome includes a region encoding these proteins:
- the LOC134511938 gene encoding histamine H3 receptor-like, with the protein MRFFSQTELTWIRDMDNSTAETPRVAGAFNETFSTQSPSSEFSQGVLVLLAFLMVLLALVTILGNVLVILAFIMDRSLRHRSNYYFLNLAISDFAVGAFCIPIYIPYSLTGKWNLGRGICKLWLALDYLLCTASVFNIVLISYDRFLSVTKAVSYRAQQGITSNPVIKMVAIWVFAFLLYCPAIIFWEHVAGHSVVPADQCYAEFFHNWYFLLCASTLEFFVPLLSVTYFNVHIFHNIRRRQRLGSTQDCEPPKSDSLSWRFCFLLRLGVVSPSLEREDSVSSTMRPKKDSLAAESSSPSRSSSVTPANDFSVSFCTKTRSKLQQDKKIAKSLAIIVCVFAICWAPYTLLMIIRGACKGTCVHNSLYEITFWLLWINSSLNPFLYPLCHDKFRMAFMKILCPKKFATLRSGSF; encoded by the exons ATGCgatttttttcccagactgaacTGACCTGGATACGCGACATGGACAACAGCACTGCCGAAACTCCGCGTGTGGCTGGAGCATTTAATGAGACTTTCTCCACACAGTCGCCGAGCTCCGAGTTTTCACAGGGCGTGTTGGTGCTGCTGGCCTTCCTCATGGTGTTGCTAGCTCTGGTCACCATCCTCGGGAACGTCTTGGTGATCCTTGCTTTCATCATGGACAGAAGCCTCAGGCATCGGAGTAACTATTACTTTCTCAATCTCGCCATTTCTGACTTTGCAGTGG GTGCGTTCTGCATACCTATCTACATCCCTTACAGCCTGACGGGGAAATGGAACTTGGGAAGAGGCATCTGCAAGCTCTGGCTGGCTCTGGACTATCTCCTGTGCACAGCTTCAGTATTTAACATTGTTCTTATCAGCTATGACCGTTTCCTGTCAGTTACTAAAGCT gtGTCTTACAGAGCCCAGCAGGGAATAACGTCCAACCCTGTCATCAAGATGGTGGCCATCTGGgtctttgccttcctcctctacTGCCCGGCAATCATCTTTTGGGAGCATGTGGCTGGACACAGCGTGGTACCGGCAGATCAGTGCTACGCTGAGTTCTTCCACAACTGGTACTTCCTCCTTTGTGCATCCACCCTGGAGTTCTTTGTGCCGCTGCTCTCAGTGACCTACTTCAACGTGCACATCTTCCACAACATCCGGAGGCGCCAGCGGCTCGGCAGCACGCAGGACTGCGAGCCTCCAAAGAGTGACAGCCTGTCCTGGAGATTTTGCTTCTTGCTGAGGCTAGGAGTGGTTTCTCCTTCATTGGAAAGAGAGGACAGTGTTTCTTCCACCATGAGGCCAAAGAAAGACTCTTTGGCAGCTGAGAGCTCATCTCCATCCAGAAGCAGTTCTGTAACCCCAGCGAAtgacttctctgtttctttctgtacaAAGACCAGATCAAAACTGCAGCAGGACAAGAAAATAGCGAAGTCACTTGCCATAATTGTATGTGTGTTTGCCATTTGCTGGGCCCCATACACTTTACTAATGATTATTCGTGGGGCCTGCAAAGGAACTTGTGTTCACAACTCCTTGTATGAAATAACCTTTTGGCTTTTGTGGATCAATTCCTCTCTGAATCCATTTCTCTATCCTCTCTGTCATGATAAATTTCGAATGGCTTTCATGAAAATATTATGTCCCAAAAAGTTTGCAACATTGAGATCAGGCtctttttag